CTCGTTTCCGACTGTCGATTCGTTTCTGTTCCGTCGACTCGTTTCCGTCTGTCGACTCGTTTCCGTCTGTCGATTCGTTTCTGTTCCGTCGACTCGTTTCCGTCCGTCGACTCGTTTCTGACTGTCGACTCGTTTCTGACCGTCTCTTCCCTTCTTCAGCGGTGGCGTGGCATCCGGTCCATGAGGGTCTATTCGCCAGTGGAGGCTCAGACGGCTCGCTGCTTTTCTGGCACACCGGGTGAGAACAACAAAGCTGATCAGAACCTGATCAGAACCTGATCAGAACCTGAATAGAACCTGAACAGAACCTGAACAGAACCTGTCGGATGTGGTTCTGTTCCTGCATGTTCACTGTTGTTCATGTTGTTTGTGACAGGGTGGAGAAGGAGGTGGGAGGCATGGAGATGGCTCACGAGGGGATGATCTGGAGTCTGGCCTGGCACCCGCTGGGTCACATCCTGTGCTCCGGTTCCAACGACCACACCAGGTAAACaccctgggggggggggggtcaaacGCCCGGGGGGGGGGTCAAACGCTCGGGGGGTCAAACGCTCGGCGGGTCAAACGCCCGGGGGGGTCAAACGCCCGTGGGGGTCAAACGCCCGGCGGGTCAAACTTCCGGCGGGTCAAACACTCGGGGGGTCAAACACCCGGCGGGTCAAACGCCCGGCGGGTCAAACGCCCGGCGGGTCAAACTTCCGGCGGGTCAAACAGTCGGGGGGTCAAACACCCGGCGGGTCAAACACCCGGGGGGGTCAAACACTCGGGGGGTCAAACACCCGGGGGGGTCAAACACCCGGCGGGTCAAACACCCGGGGGGTCAAACACTCGGGGGGTCAAACACCCGGCGGGTCAAACACCCGGCGGATCAAACGCCCGGCGGGTCAAACACCCGGCGGGTCAAACACCCGGCGGATCAAACGCCCGGCGGGTCAAACGCCCGGCGGGTCAAACACCCGGCGGGTCAAACACCCGGCGGATCAAACGCCCGGCGGGTCAAACGCCCGGCGGGTCAAACACCCGGCGGGTCAAACACCCGGCGGGTCAAACTTCCGGCGGGTCAAACAGTCGGGGGGTCAAACACCCGGCGGGTCAAACACCCGGGGGGGTCAAACACTCGGGGGGTCAAACACCCGGGGGGGTCAAACACCCGGCGGGTCAAACACCCGGGGGGGTCAAACACTCGGGGGGTCAAACACTCGGGGGGTCAAACGCCCGGCGGGTCAAACTTCCGGCGGGTCAAACACTCGGGGGGTCAAACACCCGGCGGGTCAAACACCCGGGGGGGTCAAACACTCGGGGGGTCAAACACCCGGGGGGGGTCAAACACTCGGGGGGTCAAACACTCGGGGGGTCAAACACCCGGGGGGGTCAAACACCCGGCGGGTCAAACTTCCGGCGGGTCAAACACTCGGGGGGTCAAACACCCGGCGGGTCAAACACCTGGGGGGGGTCAAACGCCGGCGGGTCAAACACCCGGGGGGGGTCAAACACCCGGCGGGTCAAACACCCGGGGGGTCAAACACTCGGCCCGGCGGGTCAAACACTCGGCCCGGCGGATTAAACACTCGGCCCGCCGGGTCAAACACCCGGGGGGTCAAACACTCGGGGGGTCAAACACTCGGGGGGTCAAACACCCGGCGGGTCAAACACCCGGCGGATTAAACACTCGGCCCGCCGGGTCAAACACCCGGGGGGTCAAACACCCGGGGGGTCAAACACTCGGGGGGTCAAACACCCGGCGGGTCAAACACCCGGCGGATTAAACACTCGGCCCGCCGGGTCAAACACCCGGGGGGTCAAACACTCGGGGGGTCAAACACTCGGCCCGGCGGGTCAAACACTCGGCGGGTCAAACACTCGGCTCGGCGGGTCAAACACCCGGCGGGTCAAACACTCGGCCCGGCGGGTCAAACACTCGGCCCGGCGGGTCAAACACTCGGGGGGTCAAACACTCGGCCCGGCGGGTCAAACACTCGGGGGGTCAAACACTCGGGGGGTCAAACACTCGGCGGGTCAAACACTCGGCGGGTCAAACACTCGGCGGGTCAAACACTCGGGGGGTCAAACACCCGGCGGGTCAAACACTCGGCGGGTCAAACACTCGGGGGGTCAAACACTCGGCCCGGCGGGTCAAACACTCGGCCCGGCGGGTCAAACACTCGGCGGGTCAAACACTCGGCGGGTCAAACACTCGGCGGGTCAAACACCCGGCGGGTCAAACACTCGGCGGGTCAAACACTCGGCGGGTCAAACACTCGGCGGGTCAAACACTCGGCGGGTCAAACACCCGGCGGGTCAAACACCCGGCGGGTCAAACACTCGGCGGGTCAAACACTCGGCGGGTCAAACACCCGGCGGGTCAAACACTCGGCGGGTCAAACACTCGGCGGGTCAAACACCCGGCGGGTCAAACACCCGGCGGGTCAAACACTCGGCCCGGCGGGTCAAACACTCGGCGGGTCAAACACTCGGCGGGTCAAACACTCGGCGGGTCAAACACCCGGCGGGTCAAACACTCGGCCCGGCGGGTCAAACACTCGGCCCGGCGGGTCAAACACTCGGCCCGGCGGGTCAAACACTCGGCGGGTCAAACACCCGGCGGGTCAAACACTCGGCCCGGCGGGTCAAACACCCGGCGGGTCAAACACTCGGCCCGGCGGGTCAAACACTCGGCGGGTCAAACACTCGGCGGGTCAAACACTCGGCGGGTCAAACACCCGGCGGGTCAAACACTCGGCCCGGCGGGTCAAACACTCGGCCCGGCGGGTCAAACACTCGGCGGGTCAAACACCCGGCGGGTCAAACACTCGGCCCGGCGGGTCAAACACTCGGCGGGTCAAACACTCGGCGGGTCAAACACTCGGCGGGTCAAACACTCGGCGGGTCAAACACCCGGCGGGTCAAACACTCGGCCCGGCGGGTCAAACACCCGGGGGGTCAAACACTCGGCGGGTCAAACACCCGGCGGGTCAAACACTCGGCCCGGCGGGTCAAACACTCGGCCCGGCGGGTCAAACACTCGGGGGGTCAAACACCCGGCGGGTCAAACACTCGGCGGGTTAAACATTCATTaaacatttgtatttgtattggaGCTCTTTTCGTGTCCCGCTTCTTTAGTAAGTTCTGGACGAGGAACCGGCCTGGGGACAAGATGAGAGACCGTTACAACCTGAACCTTCTGCCTGGGATGTCAGAGGATGGCGTGGAGTACGGTGAGCCGCGGGGGACAAACAACATGAGGATGGATGCGGTGGAGCTTCCTCAGCTGACGGtccagtgtttgtttgtttgtttcagacgACATGGAGCCCAACAGTGTGGCCGCCATCCCTGGGATGGGCATCCCCGAGCAGCTGAAGGCGGCCATGGAGCAGGAGCAGAGCAGTAAGTGTCACAGCCGGGAGAAGGACCTCTGCTTTCCAACAGCTGTGGTATAACGCAGGTGTGCCCGGTTTCTGCAGGTAAAGATGCCACTCCAGAGGTGGAGATGTCCATCCCCGGGCTGGACTGGGGCATGGACGAGGTGATGGGCAAAGATGCCAAGAAGGTCCCACAGAAGAAGGTTCCTTACGCCAAACCGATCCCAGCACAGTTCCAGCAGGTGAGTGGGCCCCACCTGAGCCCCCTGAGCCCCCTGATGTTCTGTTCTGCAACTGGAAACTGAACGTGGCCCTCTGTCTGCAGGCCTGGGCCGAGAACAAAGTACCCATGATGCCCCCTTCTGGAGATATCCCCAAAGACCGAAAGGTGGAGCagaaggtggaggggaagaagaaatCGCAGGCAGATATGGAGCAGGAGATGGCGGCGCTGCAGTACACCAACCCCATGCTGCTGGAGGTGAGTGTTGGCCTCGTGCCATAGTACTCCAGCCCCGCGCTGCTGGAGGTGAGTGTTGGCCTCGTGCCGCAGTACACCAACCCCGCGCTGCTGGGGGTGAGTGTTGGCCTCATGCCGCAGCACACCAACCCCGCGCTGCTGGGGGTGAGTGTTGGCCTCGTGCAGCAGTACACCAACCCCGCGCTGCTGGGGGTGAGTGTTGGCCTCATGCCGCAGCACACCAACCCCGCGCTGCTGGGGGTGAGAGTTGGCCTCGTGCAGCAGTACACCAACCCCGCGCTGCTGGGGGTGAGTGTTGGCCTCGTGCAGCAGTACACCAACCCCGCGCTGCTGGGGGTGAGTGTTGGCCTCGTGCAGCAGTACACCAACCCCGCGCTGCTGGAGGTGAGTGTTGGCCTCGTGCCGCAGTACACCAACCCCGCGCTGCTGGAGGTGAGTGTTGGCCTCGTGCCGCAGTACACCAACCCCGCGCTGCTGGAGGTGAGTGTTGGCCTCGTGCCGCAGTACACCAACCCCGCGCTGCTGGGGGTGAGTGTTGGCCTCGTGCCGCAGTACACCAACCCCGCGCTGCTGGAGGTGAGTGTTGGCCTCGTGCCGCAGTACACCAACCCCGCGCTGCTGGGGGTGAGTGTTGGCCTCGTGCCGCAGTACACCAACCCCGCGCTGCTGGGGGTGAGTGTTGGccttatgccccttttccatcGCCGAGCTAGCCTTACTCTACTCGGTTTGATATAGCGCGACACTGCACGGCACCAGcaccatttccttttccacacaaaccgtgacctggaagtgggcggagtcggcccgttcaccactaacgtgacgtcggtttcaggtgtctACAAAGTGccacgccgcggttagtcaaaagcaaacacaacgatggagtgtaatgtgtaatgcagttgacagttcatattgtttagttaaaccaagctctattttaaaaaaaacgtacAAAAGTAAGCAGCAGGAATtgtctatagcccctttcacactgagacccgctaccttagcgggtccaaattgcaccttcgacccgcgtcgagcaatgtgaacgcttggcgtgtcggTGACCcgtgccgcctgaagccgagttcagggggcgtggcctagtggcagagcgtcacacgaaacacataaaatgctgggcgtgtacaatgacgtaggcacaagccatgcgtcggaggtagggttaaatacaccttgaggactcgtttttgcaattgtatatgcagttcatggagatgttattttacgaggtgtggatggttacaacgtgggatgccgccgaagaacatatgcggagaatacaagagcactatagtccccgacatgtggcggtaaataacgtcctctgctcgggggctgaggagctcgcggacctccttgtctccccagttggccatattaaaaattgtctcgaacttgatgtaggctaaaaaggagtgaaacttgtcctcacctgtcgctgttgttctgaatcagctgtccattctgtattttaaactcctcacgccacgcccacgtccgacccgcttcgattgcgttcacaccaaactcggctcggcaaaaagactagggtccgacgggggtcgaaaggcgagttgagttgacgcggcagcccgggtcggcagtgtgtacgcaacagcggacacgctaaattcgcggattaaacgcgggttattcctcagtgtgaaaggggcttcagATACAGGTGGtgacgccagtgttggtgccggtggaatgcagatagcagctgctgcctcagctgcagattgcgatgccagtgtcggttctgaagcctgcgggattggaggatcttcgctgacctcagcaaccgaacactcatcggttgcacaaaccgagtcttacggggaaaaaaaaagtgtgaacatacgaaacgcatacacgtaaccgcataggtgagacactgtgctagccttccaaaacagcgttgtttgctagctcactcagaacaacttacatgagacacctgtgtaacgttttacacaagttaaagactgaacatgtatttgttaagatataagcgttgcaccgaggggataagaacaacacttaccattttccatcgcctccaacaaagacgtcgccgaatccacgccgttcgccgggcggtgcccgtaaatgccgtccatttggtcaaaccacttccatgtctttcggtttgacccactccggctgttgtggtcctttacctgccggtaatcactcttcagcttgtctctgcactgctgagaattccggtgatcgccatggttagccatcagcttggctatAGCTAAGCTTCTCATTtcgtgtcgctccgtccagtatgcggtcctcggccaccacacacagaaagctctgcacctcgctcactgtccatgggtcggctttccttctctggtcttccatattcgtagttctgtttattctctgttgctttcgcaggtgtgttttcatacatggcgggtgattatttaaagctccccgagcttcgttgcgtgtatgacgtaatttcacctgaccaatcagtggacagcactgatcacgtgacgttttagtaTCGGCAAGTACCGACTacacccacctctgaagcaggtactaaaaatcgtaacggtcccaccttcaacccgcggtggaaaagctcccaatcagggtagagccGTACCGtgcaccgtaacaccattcaaaggatatctgttggaacagggaaacacgagttaatgaccacaataatatcacatatacataaagagagtaaagtgaggaaaggtgtgacagatgaggccccccagcagtctgggcctatagcagcttaactatgggatgtttcaattcaattcaattcaaaaattcaaattcaaaaatactttatttatcccagagggaaattaaatgttgatgtagctcaattaaatcaaagagttattatagatgctgatggctgtgggcaggaaagatttcctgtagcggtccgttttgcatccaaactgaagaagcctgatcaggatcacctgagccatagataagtacagctgagtatcatcagcatagcaatggaaatttatgccatgctgtctaataatgttacctaatggaagcatgtataaagtgaaaagaatcggtccaagcacagaaccctggggaactccatgacttactctggtgtgtgaggaagattcttcatttacaagaacaaactgaaatctatcagataaatatgacttaaaccagcctaatgcagttcctttaatcccaataacatgttcaagtctctgtaataagatactgtgatcgaccgtatcaaatgcagcactgagatccaacaggacaagcacagacacaagtccgctatcagaggctaagaggagatcattggtaactttcagcagtgctgtttctgtgctatgatgcactctgaatcctgactgaaactcttcaaacacattatttctgtgtaagtgatcacaaagctgagctgcaactattttttcaagaactttagacataaaagggagattggatataggtctataattagccaacacttctgaatcaagagtaggttttttaagtaaaggtttaattacagcaaccttaaaagtctgaggtacatatcctgtcaacaaagacagattgatcaaatccaatatggaagtgtcaattaatgggaaaacctccttgaacagtctggttgggattgggtctaaaacacaagttgatggtttagaagagactattgctgtcgttagttcagagagatcaactgggcagaagccgtctaaatacaaatcaggttctaaagatacttctaaagctgctgtacttgatgatacatcactgataatagtgggaaggactccatcaatcttctctctgatagaaacaattttattaataaagaagctcatgaaatcatcactgctgagagttaaaggaataactggctcagcagagctcggactcttagtcagactggctacagtgctgaaaagaaacctgggattattcttattctcttctatcaatgatgaataataagcagttctagctttacgaagggctttcttatacattgttaaactatctttccagactaactgagactcttctaaattagaggaacgccactgtctctccagctttcttgcagtctgctttaaagcacgcagctgtgaattataccaaggagccaacctcttctgactgattaccttccttttcagaggggcaacattgtccagtgctgtactcagaaactgtatagtcaagtaatgtaaactcaaaggttatcagaaaatggtcagataagacagagttatgagggaacactgttaactgttcactctcaatgccataagtcagcacaagatcaagggtgtgattaaggcagtgagtcgctctgtgaacactctgagaaaatccaatagagtccaatatagaattaaagttcatattcaggctgtcattttcaacatctacatgaatattaaagtcacccactacaatgactttatctgtactcagcactaactgggataaaaactctgagaattcagacagaaactcagaataagggccaggtggacgatacacaacaacaaacacaagaggtttctgggatttccactttgggaaaaactgagaatcagagattcaaaagagctcaaactaatcttgggtctgggactgatgagtaaccctgatctgaagatagctgccactcctcctcctctgcctgtggttccaggaacgtgaacatttaaacagtcagagggagttgcttcattaatgctaacatgatgctaacatgatgctaacatgatcctcctgctgcagccaggtttctgtaagacaaaatatatcaatatgatgatcacaaatcaactcattcactaacagagacttggaaaggagagatctgatattcagcaaaccacatttaatagtttgatgtttttgttcagttaaagtttaaGTCTCTCAGTTAAACTCCGAGCGTTCTCCGAGCGTTCTCAGAGCGTTCTCAGAGCGTTCTCAGAGCGTTCTGTTCTCAGAGCGTTCTGTTCTCCGAGCGTTCTCAGAGCGTTCTCAGAGCGTTCTCAGAGCGTTCTCAGAGCGTTCTGTTCTCAGAGCGTTCTCAGAGCGTTCTGTTCTCCGAGCGTTCTCAGAGCGTTCTCAGAGCGTTCTCAGAGCGTTCTGTTCTCCGAGCGTTCTCCGAGCGTTCTCCGAGCGTTCTCAGAGCGTTCTCAGAGCGTTCTCAGAGCGTTCTCCGAGCGTTCTCCGAGCGTTCTCAGAGCGTTCTCAGAGCGTTCTCAGAGCGTTCTCAGAGCGTTCTCAGAGCGTTCTGTTCTCAGAGCGTTCTCAGAGCGTTCTGTTCTCAGAGCGTTCTGTTCTCAGAGCGTTCTCAGAGCGTTCTCAGAGCGTTCTGTTCTCCGAGCGTTCTGTTCTCCGAGCGTTCTGTTCTCAGAGCGTTCTCAGAGCGTTCTCAGAGCGTTCTCCGAGCGTTCTCCGAGCGTTCTCCGAGCGTTCTCCGAGCGTTCTCAGAGCGTTCTCAGAGCGTTCTCAGAGCGTTCTGTTCTCAGAGCGTTCTGTTCTCCGAGCGTTCTGTTCTCCGAGCGTTCTCAGAGCGTTCTCAGAGCGTTCTCAGAGCGTTCTGTTCTCAGAGCGTTCTGTTCTCAGAGCGTTCTGTTCTCAGAGCGTTCTCCGAGCGTTCTCAGAGCGTTCTGTTCTCCGAGCGTTCTCCGAGCGTTCTCAGAGCGTTCTGTTCTCAGAGCGTTCTGTTCTCCGAGCGTTCTCAGAGCGTTCTCAGAGCGTTCTCAGAGCGTTCTCAGAGCGTTCTGTTCTCCGAGCGTTCTCAGAGCGTTCTCAGAGCGTTCTCAGAGCGTTCTGTTCTCAGAGCGTTCTCAGAGCGTTCTCAGAGCGTTCTCAGAGCGTTCTGTTCTCAGAGCGTTCTCAGAGCGTTCTGTTCTCAGAGCGTTCTCAGAGCGTTCTCAGAGCGTTCTGTTCTCAGAGCGTTCTCAGAGCGTTCTCAGAGCGTTCTGTTCTCCGAGCGTTCTCAGAGTGTTCTCAGAGCGTTCTCAGAGCGTTCTGTTCTCCGAGCGTTCTGTTCTCCGAGCGTTCTGTTCTCAGAGCGTTCTCAGAGCGTTCTGTTCTCCGAGCGTTCTGTTCTCAGAGCGTTCTCAGAGCGTTCTCAGAGCGTTCTGTTCTCAGAGCGTTCTCAGAGCGTTCTCAGAGCGTTCTGTTCTCAGAGCGTTCTGTTCTCCGAGCGTTCTGTTCTCCGAGCGTTCTCAGAGCGTTCTCAGAGCGTTCTGTTCTCAGAGCGTTCTGTTCTCCGAGCGTTCTCCGAGCGTTCTCCGAGCGTTCTCAGAGCGTTCTGTTCTCCGAGCGTTCTCCGAGCGTTCTCCGAGCGTTCTCAGAGCGTTCTGTTCTCCGAGCGTTCTCCGAGCGTTCTCTTCCACACAGAACATGTTCTCATCTGTGTTCTGGTTCTGTGTCTCTGCAGCAAATGAAGatgaaccagatgaacccaGATGGATCCATGGGCTCTATGCCCCCCTTCTCTGGCCCTGGAGGTCCCGGTGGGGGCCCCATGCCTCCTGGCCAGCAGGGCTTCGCTCCTAACATGCCTCCCCAGCAGATGCCCAACAACATGGGGCCCCCCATGGGCCCCGGAGGCATGCAGCCCCCTTTCATGCAGCCTGGACAGATGGGGCCACCTTCCGGACCCCAGTCTCATCAGGGACCCCCTCAGAGCATGGGACCATCAGACATGCAGGGGCCACAGAGACATCCTGGCCCTCCAAGAAACATGGGCCCTCAAGGGCCTCATGGTATGGGACCCAGAGGGATGCAGGGGCCCCCCGGGGGGATGATGGGTCCCCCTTCTCGAGGAATGGGTCCAAGGGACCCTCAGGGGCCCCCACCTCAAGGGGGAATGATGCCACCTCAAGGGAACATGATGGGCCCCCAGGGCCCTATGCAGGGTGGGATGATGGGGCCCCCAACCAGGACACATGGCAACATGCCAAACAACTATGGGATGGGCAACATGCAAGGGCCCCCAGGAGGGATGCATGGACCTCCTGGAAACATGCAGGGGCCCCCTGGGAACATGCAAGGACCCCATGGAAACTTACAGGGGCCCCCAGGTAACATGCAGGGACCCCATGGAAACATGCAGGGACCCCCAGGTAACATGCAAGGACCCCATGGAAACATGCAGGGGCCCCCAGGTAACATGCAAGGTCCCCATGGAAACATGCAGGGACCCCCAGGTAACATGCAAGGACCCCATGGAAGCATGCAGGAGCCCCCGTACATGCAGCACCAGGTGAGGTCAGGGGCCCCGGTCCAGGATCTGTGGGTTTAAGGTGGGGGAGATGGATTAACTCTGTTTTGGTCTCTGCAGGGTCAGAACTCGGGCCCCATGATGCACGGGATGGGCCAGCAGGGCCCCAACAGCAAAGGTAAAAGAAAACGTTTTTACAGTGAGGTCCCTCAGGGCCCCGTTTCAGGCCCCCTGGTATTTCTTCACTGGTCTGTCTTCAGGCAGGGTGCTTatgcaagtcttgaaagtcttaataagtatggaaaataaatgtatggtaggaTGTTACAGTATGctgaaaggcattgtgaaatgagaaataggaaggtcggctataaaactataattttactaactggtctCGTACTTATTAGGTTAGGTtcgcctaatgggatgagatgtgagtgcagagactgaattctacagacattcattcatccattcattttttttttatagatagtttttgtgacacttgtttgatgtgaaattcatgtacttgtgattttcatgttttgaaacgttttcatcagtaaaagcataatttactgtgaataatgcatttgttcattgaatactagcctataaaaatgaacatttctaataaacacagttggtaccaATGAAGTAGGCTCACAAGTTACAAGCACATAAAGTTAAGGTGTTGgggaaaaaagtatcagttttaaaaaagtctggaattttaatttggacaAAGAGCGAGCACCCTGTTCAGGGGCCCCacaggtttgtttttcttaagaaGCCTTTGATCATTGCTAAGAGCAGCTGTTCTCTCCTCTTATAAATAGGAGACCCTCGGGGGCCACCACCCAAACACCACATGGGCCCTCCAGACCGACAGGGCCCCGGGGGGCCCGACCAGGGTTCTGGACCGTACTGGGAGGGCAGCCAGCAGGGACGACGCGGGCCGCAGGACTTTGACGGAGGACAGGACTTCCACGGGAGAGGAGACCCGGAGGGCTGGAGACCCGGTCCGGGGTACCAAGGGGGCGGAGGCGGGggccacagagggggagggcaCCGAGGAGGGGGCGGGAACGGGGGTAACTGGGCCTCGGAGGAGCGCTTTGGTGGGGGAGAGTTCAGAGGACGGAGGGAAGACAGGTGAGAGTCCAAAATGGAGGGTTCTGACTGAGtactgaactggttctgtgtcTGAACTGGACTGGATTCTGTCCCAGGTTCCGAGGCGGCGGCTCCGGCCGGACCGGGGGCCGAAGTTACCCCGACGAGTACGGCAGCCAGGAGGAGGGCTACGATACCGAGGAAGTGGGGCGAGGCTGGGACACGGGGGCCCGAGGGAGGCCGCCGCGAGGAGGGGGTCCACCGAGAGGAGGAGGTGAGGGGCCGGGGGGGGCCGGAGGGGGATCCACCGAGAGGAGGAGGTGAGGGGCCGGGGGGGGCCGGAGGCCGCCGCGAGGAGGAGGTGAGGGGCCGGGGGGGGCCGGAGGGGGGTCCACCGAGAGGAGGAGGTGAGGGGCCGGGGGGGGCCGGAGGGGGGTCCACCGAGAGGAGGAGGTGAGGGGccggggggggcgggggggccgGAGGCCGCCGCGAGGAGGGGGTCCACCGAGAGGAGGAGGTGAGGGGccggggggggcgggggggccgGAGGCCGCCGCGAGGAGGGGGTCCACCGAGAGGAGGTGAGGGGccggggtggggggggggggggggccggaGGCCGCCGCGAGGAGGGGGTCCACCGAGAGGAGGAGGTGAGGGGGCGGGGGGGGCCGGAGGGGGGCCGGAGGGGGGTCCACCGCGAGGAGGAGGTGAGGGGGCCGGAGGGGGGTCCACCGAGAGGAGGAGGTGAGGGGCCCCACCGAGAGGAGGAGGTGAGGGGCCGGGGGGGGCCGGAGGGGGGTCCACCGAGAGGAGGAGGTGAGGGGCCGGGGGGGTCCGGAGGGGGGTCCACCGAGAGGAGGAGGTGAGGGGCCGGGGGGGTCCGGAGGGGGCCGGAGGGGGGTCCACCGAGAGGAGGAGGTGAGGGGCCGGGGGGGGCCGGAGGGGGGTCCACCGAGAGGAGGAGGTGAGGGGCCGGAGGGGGGTCCACCGAGAGGAGGAGGTGAGGGGCCGGGGGGGTCCGGAGGGGGCCGGAGGGGGGTCCACCGAGAGGAGGAGGTGAGGGGCCGGGGGGGTCCGGAGGGGGCCGGAGGGGGGTCCACCGAGAGGAGGAGGTGAGGGGCCCCACCAAGAGGAGGAGGTGAGGGGCCGGGGGGGGCCGGAGGGGGGTCCACCGAGAGGAGGGGCCGGGGGGGTCCGGAGGGGGCCGGAGGGGGGTC
The sequence above is drawn from the Odontesthes bonariensis isolate fOdoBon6 chromosome 14, fOdoBon6.hap1, whole genome shotgun sequence genome and encodes:
- the wdr33 gene encoding pre-mRNA 3' end processing protein WDR33, with the protein product MATDVGSPQRFFHMPRFQHQAPRQVFYKRPDFAQQQAMQQLTFDGKRMRKAVNRKTIDYNPSVIRYLQNRLWQRDHRDLRAIQPDAGCYNDLVPPIGMLSNPMNAVTTKFVRTSTNKVKCPVFVIRWTPEGRRLVTGASSGEFTLWNGLTFNFETILQAHDSPVRAMTWSHNDMWMLTADHGGYVKYWQSNMNNVKMFQAHKEAIREASFSPTDNKFATCSDDGTVRIWDFLRCHEERILRGHGADVKCVDWHPTKGLVVSGSKDSQQPIKFWDPKTGQSLATLHAHKNTVMEVKWNLNGNWLLTASRDHLCKLFDIRNLKEELQVFRGHKKEATAVAWHPVHEGLFASGGSDGSLLFWHTGVEKEVGGMEMAHEGMIWSLAWHPLGHILCSGSNDHTSKFWTRNRPGDKMRDRYNLNLLPGMSEDGVEYDDMEPNSVAAIPGMGIPEQLKAAMEQEQSSKDATPEVEMSIPGLDWGMDEVMGKDAKKVPQKKVPYAKPIPAQFQQAWAENKVPMMPPSGDIPKDRKVEQKVEGKKKSQADMEQEMAALQYTNPMLLEQMKMNQMNPDGSMGSMPPFSGPGGPGGGPMPPGQQGFAPNMPPQQMPNNMGPPMGPGGMQPPFMQPGQMGPPSGPQSHQGPPQSMGPSDMQGPQRHPGPPRNMGPQGPHGMGPRGMQGPPGGMMGPPSRGMGPRDPQGPPPQGGMMPPQGNMMGPQGPMQGGMMGPPTRTHGNMPNNYGMGNMQGPPGGMHGPPGNMQGPPGNMQGPHGNLQGPPGNMQGPHGNMQGPPGNMQGPHGNMQGPPGNMQGPHGNMQGPPGNMQGPHGSMQEPPYMQHQGQNSGPMMHGMGQQGPNSKGDPRGPPPKHHMGPPDRQGPGGPDQGSGPYWEGSQQGRRGPQDFDGGQDFHGRGDPEGWRPGPGYQGGGGGGHRGGGHRGGGGNGGNWASEERFGGGEFRGRREDRFRGGGSGRTGGRSYPDEYGSQEEGYDTEEVGRGWDTGARGRPPRGGGPPRGGGHDGYRDGQQMHDGAAPAGRERPSSLQGMDMASLPPRKRPWQDGPGTGDPRERESPGAEGGRPPQRDDGGYGPSGRGRGGWGPGGGPGPRRGGPPPRGAPRGSVRGR